One genomic segment of Panicum virgatum strain AP13 chromosome 2N, P.virgatum_v5, whole genome shotgun sequence includes these proteins:
- the LOC120661913 gene encoding origin of replication complex subunit 6 produces the protein MDMSAIAARLGLSGSRPVIRKAGELRRLCDVNFDSSVLGIGEVCKAIICLEIAASKFQVIFDRAEAVRMSGMSEKAYIRSFNALQNGLGVKTTLDVRELGIQFGCVRLIPFVQKGLSLYKERFLAALPPSRRASTDFGRPVFTAAAFYLCAKRHKLKVDKLKLIDLCGTSSTEFTTVSTSMADLCFDVFGIAKEKKDPKSIKGNRGLLDVLPSKRKHEDDSDSSDDESSEDDQDELDLPTHKRQKKMEKQAYNEWKSSVLSSNKQTKTDPAKPRRQAQLNFKKPADISVEVPSAAN, from the exons ATGGACATGTCGGCGATCGCCGCGCGCCTCGGCCTCTCGGGGTCCCGCCCCGTCATCCGCAAGGCcggggagctccgccgcctctgcgACGTCAACTTCGACTCCTCTGTCCTCGGCATC GGGGAGGTTTGCAAGGCCATCATCTGCCTGGAGATCGCCGCGTCCAA GTTCCAGGTGATATTTGATCGGGCGGAGGCTGTTCGTATGAGTGGGATGTCCGAGAAGGCATACATCAGATCATTCAACGCACTGCAGAATGGTCTTGGTGTCAA GACAACGTTGGATGTTCGCGAATTGGGCATCCAGTTTGGCTGTGTCAGGCTGATACCTTTCGTTCAGAAGGGATTATCACT TTACAAGGAGCGCTTCCTTGCTGCGTTGCCACCTTCTCGCCGGGCAAGCACTGACTTTGGTCGGCCAGTATTTACTGCAGCCGCATTCTATCTATGTGCAAAGAGGCACAAG CTCAAAGTTGACAAACTAAAGCTGATAGATCTATGTGGTACATCCAGCACTGAGTTTACAACG GTTTCAACATCAATGGCAGACCTATGCTTTGATGTTTTTGGGATagccaaggagaagaaggatCCGAAGTCCATCAAGGGGAATAGAG GACTGTTGGATGTTTTGCCAAGCAAAAGGAAACATGAGGATGACAGTGATTCATCTGATGACGAGTCCTCGGAGGATGACCAAGATGAACTAGAT TTACCGACTCACAAGAGgcagaagaagatggagaaGCAAGCATACAATGAGTGGAAGTCGTCAGTTCTTTCCTCCAACAAGCAAACCAAAACAG ACCCTGCCAAACCCAGGAGGCAAGCTCAGCTTAACTTCAAGAAGCCCGCAGACATCTCTGTAGAAGTACCTTCGGCAGCCAACTAG